ATAGGAGCGGTTGTCAGGCCGGGACATGCTGGAACGTCGCACCGGCCAGACAACGCAGCTCGAGGTGAATGTCATGTCCAGACTCGAAAGTCCCGGGGGCGGGGTGGAGCGCGGAACGGTTCGTTCCGGAAGCTTCGAGCTCCACTACTCCATGGAAGGAAGTGGCAGGCCGGCGATCGTGATTGGCAGCGCGCTCTACTACCCGAGGACCTTCTCGGACGAGCTGCGGCGGTCCCTGCGGCTCGTCTTCGTCGATCATCGGGGCTTCGCCCATTCCTCGAAGGAGGAGCCGGCGTCGGAGTATGCCCTGGACCTCCTGCTCGCCGATGTGGAGCGGGTGAGGGAGCACCTGGGGCTCGACGAGGTCATCATCATCGGCCACTCCGGGCACGGGTACATGGCGCTGGAGTACGCCAAGAAGTATCCGCGGCATGTCTCGCACGTCGTGATGATCTGCACGGGCCCGAGTCACGGCGCCGCCCATAATCAGTTGAAGGAGCAGTATTGGGAGGAAGCGGTCTGCCCCGAGCGGAAGGCGAAGCAGGAGAGGGACCTGAAGCTGCTTCCCGGGGAGATCGCCGCGGCACCGGAGAGGCGCTTCATCACCTACTGTCTGCGGATGGGGGCCCGGAGCTGGTACGACCCCGAGTTCGACGCCACGGAGTTGTGGAAGGGCGTCCACGTCAACATGACGATGTTCGACCACGTGTTTGGCGAGGTCTTCCGGGACATCGACATCACGAAGGGGCTGGACGCGCTCGACCTCCCCGTCTTCCTGGCCATGGGACGGTTCGACTACCTGGTGGCGCCCTACTCGGCCTGGGCCCCCTACAGGGAGCACTTCCGTGACCTGACGGTGAGGGTGTTCGACAGGAGCGGTCACACGCCGCAGCTCGAGGAGAGCCGCCTGTTCGATGCCGAGCTGCTTCACTGGCTCGACTCTCGTACTCCGGGAGGATAGGGGCTTCACTGGCGACCGCCCGCCGCCCCGGCGGGTCTCCCGTCACTTCAAACCTCCGCCGCTTTTGATCAGACTTGCCCTGGAACGTTCTCGTGACTGGGGTCCTCCCCTGGTTGGGGAGGCACGTGGATGACGAGCATATCTGAGCCGAGGAGCGTAGCACCTGGGGCAGCGAATCCGCCGGAGCCGGACGGCGGCCGGCGAAGGCCGCACGCCTGGCTCACGCCCCTGCTGGACTGGTTCCTGTCGGAGCACCTGCGAAAGGCGCCTCCCACCCAGCTCCTCCGCCATCGGGTGCTGATCGGCGCCACCCTGTTCTCGCTCACGTTCTCGGTCCTGTACCTGCTGGCCGTGCCATTCACGCGCTCCGAGGCCTCCACGCTCGTCACGGTCGTGTACTACGTCGTGACGTTGCTGCAGGCGCGCAGGGCCCGCACTCTCACCCTTCCGGCGGTGATCCTGTGCATGAGCGTGTCGGTGGGACACCTGTCGGCCGTCTTCTTGAGCAGCCACCCCGAGGGGGGCTTCCACGCCGTGTCCATGCTGATCCCCTGCTGTGCGGTGTACCTGCTGGGGCCACGCCTGGGCCTGCTCATCACGCTCTTTCTCTTCGTGGCCGTGGGGTTTGTCCATCCCTATTACCGGGCGCAGCTCCCCATCTACAACAGCGCCATCCCCCTGCATGAGTTGACGGTGATGCACGTCACCGCGGCGGTCTCCCTGCTGGGCGTGTGGGTGATGAGCGCGCTGAACAGTTCCTCGAATGCCGCGGCCCAGGAAGCGCTCGAGCGGACGCTGAAGACCCTGCGCGAGAGTGAAGGCAAGCTGAGCACCCTCGTCGACAGCACCGAGGACCTGGTGTGCTCGCTCGACACGCACAAGCGCGTCATCACCGCCAATGCGGCGCTGCGCCGGACCTACCTCATGTTCCAGGGGAAGGAGCTCGTCCCCGGGCAGCGGCTCTATTATCCGAATTCTCCGGAGGTGCAGGCGCGGTGGGATCCGATGTTGGACAAGTGCCTGGCGGGGCAGCGCGTGCGGTTCGAGGAGGATTACACGCAGGGGGACGTGCGTATCGTCCTGGATGTCTCCATGAGCCCCATCATCGGCGAGGACGGGCAGGTGACGGGGATGACGATCTTCAGCAAGGACATCACGGCGCGCAAGCTGGTGGAGACCCGGCTGGGCGAGATGCACCGCAACCTGGTGGACGTCTCCCGCTACGCGGGCATGGCGGAAGTGGCCACGGGGGTGCTGCACAACGTGGGGAACACGCTCAACAGCGTCAACATCTCGGCGGGGCTGCTGAACGACCAGTTGCGTCACTCGCGGGTGTCTGGCCTGCACAAGACCGCGAGCCTGCTGCGCGAGCACTCCACGGACTTCAGCACCTTCCTCACCACGGATTCGCGCGGTCTGACGCTCCCCAGCTACCTCATCACCCTGTCGGAGGAGCTGGAGAAGGAGCGGGAGCTGATGCGCAAGGAGCTGAACTCACTGATGGAGAGTGTCGAGCACATCAAGTCCA
This is a stretch of genomic DNA from Archangium violaceum. It encodes these proteins:
- a CDS encoding alpha/beta fold hydrolase; protein product: MSRLESPGGGVERGTVRSGSFELHYSMEGSGRPAIVIGSALYYPRTFSDELRRSLRLVFVDHRGFAHSSKEEPASEYALDLLLADVERVREHLGLDEVIIIGHSGHGYMALEYAKKYPRHVSHVVMICTGPSHGAAHNQLKEQYWEEAVCPERKAKQERDLKLLPGEIAAAPERRFITYCLRMGARSWYDPEFDATELWKGVHVNMTMFDHVFGEVFRDIDITKGLDALDLPVFLAMGRFDYLVAPYSAWAPYREHFRDLTVRVFDRSGHTPQLEESRLFDAELLHWLDSRTPGG
- a CDS encoding ATP-binding protein, yielding MTSISEPRSVAPGAANPPEPDGGRRRPHAWLTPLLDWFLSEHLRKAPPTQLLRHRVLIGATLFSLTFSVLYLLAVPFTRSEASTLVTVVYYVVTLLQARRARTLTLPAVILCMSVSVGHLSAVFLSSHPEGGFHAVSMLIPCCAVYLLGPRLGLLITLFLFVAVGFVHPYYRAQLPIYNSAIPLHELTVMHVTAAVSLLGVWVMSALNSSSNAAAQEALERTLKTLRESEGKLSTLVDSTEDLVCSLDTHKRVITANAALRRTYLMFQGKELVPGQRLYYPNSPEVQARWDPMLDKCLAGQRVRFEEDYTQGDVRIVLDVSMSPIIGEDGQVTGMTIFSKDITARKLVETRLGEMHRNLVDVSRYAGMAEVATGVLHNVGNTLNSVNISAGLLNDQLRHSRVSGLHKTASLLREHSTDFSTFLTTDSRGLTLPSYLITLSEELEKERELMRKELNSLMESVEHIKSIVSMQQQNARAAGVVERLPVPQLIEEALRLNAASFERKGIHIEREYGEVPPIFVDRHKLLQILINLLSNARDSLLESGNPDKRLTIRIRLSEGGERLIIEVADNGLGIASENLTRLFSQGFTTKKTGHGFGLHISALSAEEMSGHLSCTSEGPGRGATFTLELPVEGPSEKRETSVSPEHA